In Sus scrofa isolate TJ Tabasco breed Duroc chromosome 12, Sscrofa11.1, whole genome shotgun sequence, the DNA window AGAACAAAATAGCAGCTGATAGTTTAATGCACACATTTCTAAGCACACCCCACCAGGTAGAGATGCACTTAGTAGCTCGAATCACAtaaggaaacttttttcttttttggctgcacttgtggcatatggaagttccctggccagagatcaaatctgagctgcagccacgacctctgtatgctgcatctgtggcagtgctggatccttaacccactgagcagggctggggagctAAGtgaccacactgggaactccaggagatgtTAAATAATACATCctatttgttttggctgcacctgtggcacgaagaagttcctgggccagggatcaaaacccacagcacagcagggacaacaatggatccttaacctgccgagccatcGGGAACTCCGGCATCCTATTTTTGAATGAGGCAGAGAATTATATGAATTGTACGATACTTTAGAAAATCACTCCTCCAAAACAATGAATGGCCTCAAGGCAACAGATTTCAGTTATTCCAAGAGAACCACTTATGTGCAATTATTCATCATTATTATTCTTCCTATTTAGTAACACTCCGCTGAATCTGGCTCATTTTCCCCTAAACTCTTCCCTTCCACATTCTTCTTACCTGCTTTTCTCCTCACTTCCCCAACAATTCCCCTTCTCTAGCTTCCGAAGGAGATGACTGACTCATTTCAGTTTGCCTAGAACTTTGCCAGCTCCAGGACTGCCAGTCTGGCATCTCAGGGAAACCCTTtgtcccaggcaaaccaggacAGCCGGTCACCCTGTTTATTCCAGAGCCAGGTACTGGGATATTTTTATTGCACTCAAGCCTTCTAGGTATCAccttataattctatttttaaaaaatcaagttattATAACAATCCTCATATAGTGGCTCAAATCATCAGATCACCAGGCTCCTTGAtctaaactgtttaaaaaaaaaaaaggctctgatATCTTGAAATATACTGATCATGGACCAGGTTCTTTTCTGAACATGCACAGAGctagtctgtgtgtctgtctgtctgccttcctttcttttttttccctttcttttctttctttatttcaacTTGGGAAAGCAAATCTGATTGATGTGGTCAGTTTTTGagcatgaaaatggaaatttcttgggagaaagacattttcttctttgcaagCAGTATCTGGGGAGCTGGAGTGGGAGGCCTTGTTTGGCTGGCACTGAAAAGAAGGCTTAAGCAGAAGAACACTGAAATTCCACCCTGGCCTTTTCTTTtggtatatatatttcatttttttttttttttttttaaagagcagagaCCCATCTAGCGTCCAACTTGCTGTCTAGAGTTAGCATTATAGATCTTGTTTAATGGGAACAATCACCAGGAAGATTGTGTTCCACCTCAGGTGCCCACAGGGGGAGGAAAGCAGACCTGCATGATGTGGTGAGGTGCTTGCCACTTGGTTAGTAACAGAGTTCTGTGGTTTCACCTCGGGCCAGGTCTAAGCAATTCCTAGCTAAGTGAAATTAATCTGAAGTTTGAAATGTACCCAGATCCCACAACTGATGCTTAAATTTGTCATTAGTCTACACTTGTGAGTCATTCCCTCTCCCTTGAACCCAAGGAGCAATGGTGGAGCAGGTTATGGAGGAGTTGGGAACCTGTGCTCATCCATGCTGTGCAGAGAAAAAGAATGCCTTCTCATCATCTAAGAGAATAAACACAGAGACTCAGCGAGGCCTTTGATTAAATGGTGAAACTTTTCCTAAGAATGCCTCCACGTGGAAAGTAAACACAGCCCAGTGCTAAATGGCCTCGGCTTAATGCTCAGCTCTAATATCTACCAGCTGTGTGTGCTTGCATAAAGtgctcaacctctctgggcctcagtggcctcatttctttttttccttccttccttctttccttccttcctcccttccttccttccttctttctttctttcttcctttctttcagggccacactcagggctaagggtcaaatcagaactgtagcagctggcctccaccatagccacagcaacatgggattcggactgtgtcttcaacctacaccacagctcacggcaaagccagatccttacccactgagctagatcagggatcgaagccgcatcctcatagatactagttcccacaagggaactcctcagtggccTCATTTCTTAAagagggataataatagtacctaatCTATAGGGTcattgttaaaattaaattatgtaataAAGAACTTAAAACCATCTTGAAACAGAGTAAGTGCTCTATCAGTGTTTGTTAATATTACGCAGCATCCCATATTTCAGAATGGAGATTTTTCTCAATGTTTCCAGGAGTGAAAAAGAGTTAAGCTATTTGAAATTTGCCAGAGGAATTGGCGTTTTCTCTGAGATCACATATCCCTGGTAACTTTGCGCCCTGAAACACTAGCTAGCTTAGTGGATTAAGCTAAATTTAGAGGCAGATAAAACCTGAATCTGAATACCAGCTTAGTGATTCATGAGCTTTAAAatccagcctcagtttcttcatctgtaacagAGGTCCATAACTCACAGCTCCTGGGCCAAATCCGGCCCACCACCTGTagttacaaataaagttttattaaaacacagcCACACTGTTCATTTTCATATTATCTGTGATTGCTTTTGCAGTGCAAAGGCAGAATTGCATAGTTGAGGCAAAGACTCAGTTCCACAGagccaaaaaatatttactgcctgGCCTTTTATGGAATACATTTGCCAACTCCTAATCTATAACACAGGAATCATAATATCCTGATTTGGTTTTTGGAAAAGGATATGATATAAAAGGCAGAACGCTACACAGTTAGGTTCGATAAGTAATAACTATTATTGTTATACAGAGAATGAAAATCTTAATCTTATACTTTTAGTTTGGTTTGACTGTTTTCCCGTCTATGTTCTCTCCACCTAAGACATTCTGTCCAAAAACAAAATATGAGCTTGACTTCCTCTAACTTGGATTAAAGTAACCTGCCACCCCATCATACCTGTCTGTTTCGGAGATTTCTATGGCTCTATTCATTCCAACTCTCAGGGTTTATGTCTCATTGTTTGGGAAGCTTTGCTTTCTATCTCAGAGGCTACAGTAATCATAACAGGGGGCCCAAAAATTCTTGCActgatttgttttcaatttttaattttttatttagaaataataaaataagacataatatataaaaatatgtacaatcCATGGTTTGTGCAGTACATTAGGAAGACTTCAGATACAAAAAGACagcaaatgggaaaataataactATCACGATTGTCCAAGGCCGGGATTGTTCAATTTACTGGAACCCAGAGCTGAAACCCAACATAACTAGAAAAGGGATTCTAGTCGGGAGTGAGTGACaatgcaacactttttttttttttttttaagaaaaaaaaaacaaaaacaaaactgaacatcGCTAGACACAGAGTGAAAAACGACTCACTCTACTTCTTAGAACAAACTTTTTTACCTTTATTGAGTGGCTGATCCTAAACTACGAACCGACATTTGTTTTTTGCCAGGGTAACATGATTTGGGGAATAGAACCCACTGAATAACATTGAGGTTTGAGATGGGCGTTtatagggaagaaaggaagggaagggaagaaataatacattaataggaggaaaaaaaaaaaaaggtaaagcaaACTTTCTCCAGGAATTTGGAAATGACTACAGTGCTACAGTGACATCCTTAAAATGTCTGATTCAAGTATACTCTTAGAGGGATAGAAAACTATTCCTTTCTCAATAATCAAAATAGAATTCACTTTGctaccttttatttaaaaataggataaaCAGGAATCTATGCCTCTTCCCCAAAATAGAATGCCCATATAGTCATGggcaaaaattctttaaaagggAATCATTCCTAAATAAAATTCAATGGGGGGTTGCTTGCAACAGAGAAGAGACACAGACCTGGGGATAGGCCCCAGGTATTCACGGTGAGTCTCTTCAGTCTGCACTATGATGACAAATATCTACTAATTAAGGAGACCCAGTCAATAAGGACAAATGTTTTGAAGGTaaaatgcagcaaaaaaaaaaaaaaaaaaaaccaaccttgtGCATTATCTGTGTCTTGGCTcttaacaacaagaaaaattGCCATTTAAAGCTTGTAACTGTTAAAACACTAATAACCAGAAAAAGCTTTCAAATGAACAGTCCATGctgaaataaataacagaagaaCATAGCAATACGAACCTTATAAGGCtggtaaatatttgctaaaaccATGCTAACCGGTAGCATATAGGTACTAGCTCCCAGAAATGGCTGCACTGAAATTATACTTTCtatggcaattttttttccctttacagaCTTCTATTTACATTTggctttaaatatgaaaatatctgataaactttataaaatgtacactttaaaaacatAGCTTCTGCAAAATTttctcggaaaaaaaaaaacgaaaacaaacaaacctgtgcaccagaaattttagaatttttttttctctttgtcagaAAGAAGTTGAAAGATCTCCCTCCCCCgttcttgcccccacccccaccccctttcaaATAGCTCAAGTCTTTTTAAGTGGCAGCACTCTGTGATGGGAAGGTGCCTTCTCTGCGGTCACCCCCCTTCTCCACTGTATCTTCATTTAATTTACCTATCACTGAATACTCTTTGgtttgattattttcctttgcaAAAGTATCGAAATAGCAGCAGCTGAAAGTCCTCCATCTCCTCTCACCGTCCAAGGCCAAACGGTGGGCCATGGACAGAAGACTAAATTCTCTCGCCCACTCCATCCCGGTTCCTCCAATTCTCTGAACAACTTCCCAAATCTGCCTTTAAATTTGGACTTAAAGCAGCATCCACTCACTTGATAGCTCTGACTTGGTTTTAATGAAAAGAATGCCACAGTTTTCAAACCCGTCGGCTTTGAAGGCTGAGAACGGCAGAGACTGTCATGGTATTGCAGGCACCGCATTCAGATATGGCTGTTCAAGAACCAGAGACCATCACAGGCATCAGTTTACAAAATACAGGATTTTAGAACAAGCTGTTTTTTAATGGCATACAGGGACATAATACCACGAGAGAGCTGATTCGGAGActccaattaaaaagaaaagtcagcaGCCCCAGAATTCACAAATAAGGAACTGTCGATCTAAAGAGAGTTCCGTTATGGTGAGCtagagcagaaaacaaaacaaaacaaaacaaaacaaatgtttctgGCAGGTCAAGCAGCCAGGCAGGAGAGGCTTCTGGAAAACCATGCGTCCCAAGAAACCTGGTCTCAGGCGCCACAGGCAAAAGGGATCAGCTCCGATTCAGGCCTGAGTGTACACCCATGAAGGGGAAAGAACCCTTTTGACCACTGTCTCCTTTACTTGTGACTGTCAGAATTTCTACGGCTCTTACTGACCCTAAAATACTGAGACATTTTCATTCCTACTctactgttcaaaaaaaaaaaaaaaaaaaggcaacattcCCCTCCATCCTGAATATTTGAGCTGATGAGGTACAGAAAATGGTTTGTCCACATCTCACTTTGGCATTCACTGCCCGCTCAGGCGCTGTAGGACTCACTCCAGACCCAGGACCGGCCTAGAGGCCAGGCGTGGCATCTTTTGGAAGATGAAGTCAAGCTGGAAATGTACTGACAATCCGGGCGAGGAATTCAGCCGCAAGGGTTTAAACCTATTGATCTTTCATGTTGGATGGCTCAGCGTGAAGGATGCCAGCTAGCGTCAACCTAGGTCTTATGGAATAAATTTTGGAATgtgcaaaaatggaaaaaaaccagaagaaaaagtCTAAGAGCACATCATCATCTCTCAACTTAGGTGTTCGCCTGGCCAGCACCACCTCCAAGGAAAGAAGAGATGTTTCTATcacgggggtgtgtgtgtgtgtatgtgaattttACTTCCCCTGTCTTCTTCCTCCTATCATGTGAAAGTTAcatgaaagaacaaaaatgtaaaagcacTACACTCACGAGACTGTGTGTGTGATGTTCTGTTTTCTGAATAAGGTGCGAAAGGAGAGGGCAGTTCAAGGTCTTGCTGAGGTTCCAAGTTAGTGTCTCTTGATGTCAAGGCAGCTGTGGGGCTTGCTTTCCTTTTTAGTGTAAGCTCCACTGTGCAAAAATGTGCATTATCTTTGGTATTTTATTCTAGGTAGTCTAACTTAAAATTTGAGATAACCCATTAACATcatggaggaaaaacaaaaacaaaaaccaacaacaacccGGAGGCTACCATTTGGCTAGTGTTACATAATGCCCTTATGTaaccagagagacagagagacagagagagagagagagacagagagagagacagagaaatcaaTTCTAGCAAACAAATTACTGGCCTCAAAAAAATCAGGCTCTCGTTTTGGCAGCTAATAGCCAAATACTTGCCACTTTGAAGCACATATCATGAGCTTTCAACCAAGTTCAACACTGACTTTTAaattacacaaaagaaaaaactacacTGCAACAATACAATTTGTGTTCATGTAGTTAGCAGCTTTTCAAAAGTTAAGGCAGAGTCTTgcctttaaaacatttaaaaatgttatgccATTAAAAACATTCTTGTTCCCTAAAGAGAAGCATTCTGGATAAGTCAAACACCCAACCAACCAAGGCTTGCCTGCAAGTTCAAGTTttgtaaaaacacaaaacacaacaTAAACACCCCACCCTAACTTATTCTACAACATGTATGTGCCATCATCGGGTCACGGGGAGGCATGTTTAGTGCTTTATGTTAATCTTCGAGCTTACAGTCCTTCTTTGAAGCCCTCTGTGCTAACCTCAGTCCCTCGCGGCCACTTGTCTCGACCCACCTCTTCACCAGTACCGTCGTCTGAATCACTGTTTTGGGCCTTTGACCAACAGACTGTGTTTTAGAGTAACTATTCCAGAGGCGGGTCCAGTCATATCTCTGACTCTCGCCGCAAGGGCCTGGGTTCTAGAGGTACGCTTGCCTGGTTGTGAAGGTCTATGTCCGGGGGGGTGTCCGTACTCGTGCTTTCTGGGACTCCGTTTTCACTGTCGTCTTCCTCTTTGCTTGTGAGGGCCACTTCATTTTCATAGCAAAATGAGTTAGCGTTGGACaggatgtatttcttttctgctaAGTCCCTGGCACTGCAAAGGGGAGTGTTGGGTACCTCGTAAGTCTTGTGGAACCTCGAATAGTCCACCTTGTAGTAATGCTTCTCTTCAAAGAGAACAGGCTCATAGCGGTGGCCCCAGAGGATTTCGTTGGCCAGATACGAGCTCCGGCACTGTGTGGTCATGGCGGTGGCTTCGACCATGCCTTCTAGGATCACAACAATTTCAAAGTCTGCATTGTCAATGTCCTGCTTACTCAGATCATATAAAGGACTGTCTTCATCTATTTCGTGGACGATCGTGATTGGGGACACCAGAAATATACGGTCAATGCCACTGTCAAACCCAACGTTGATATCTATTTGATCCAGGGGGATGTACTCCCCTTCAGAAGTAATTCTGGATTTGAGGAGCTGCGCGCGCACGTGAGCCTCCACCAGGTGGCTTTTCCGAAGGTTGCCCACCCGCCACATCAAGCAGAGCTTGCCATCTCTCATGGCGATCACCGCGTTGTGACTGAAGACCAGGGTCTCGTTTCTCTTCTTGGGCTTGGCCATCTTGGCCATGACTGCTCCGATGATGAAGGCGTCGATGATGCAGCCCACGATGGACTGGAAGACCACCATGAAAACAGCGATCGGGCATTCGTCCGTGACACACCTGAAGCCGTAGCCGATGGTCGTCTGGgtctcaatggagaaaaggaaggCGGCCGTGAAGCTGTTGACCTCGGACACACAAGCTTTGCTCTCCTTGGATGCATCCAGATCCCCATGGAGCAGAGCTATCAACCAAAACACACAGCCGAAAAATAGCCACGAGAGGACGAAGGCCAGGCAGAAGATAACCAGCATCCACCGCCAGCGAATGTCCACGCACGTGGTGAAGATGTCTGCCAGGTACCGCTGCCCCTTCTCGCCCACGTTGATGAACTGCACGTTACAGTGGCCGTCCTTCTTCACGAAGCGGCTCCGGCACTGCTGCCGGGTGTGGACCTTACTCTTCCCGTTCCCAAAGCCGTTGGCAACCGCCAGGGTGGCCAACTTCATGCCGTCTTCTTCTGAAGAGACAATGCTGTAGCGGTTGGTGCGCACACTGCCCATCGCTTCGGCTGTGGACGCCGGCGcttctgctttggaaaacagtctgagtTTTTGCAAAACCCTTTGGAGAAACAGTTTTGAATGTTCGgtgaggacacacacacacaaaaaaaaataaggagagaTGGGGGTCTCCAGGAGCCTTGAGGTTCTGTCTACCAGGGTCTGTCTCCTGACATGCGGAGTCACCTTAGCAACTCAGCTGACATCCAGAGAACACGTCCTGCAAAAACAGAGAGATCCCTCATTACAGGAGTCATTATAAAAGGGTTCTACACCCTAGGCAACGTTTCCTAGCAAGACATGGGGTCAGATGTAGATAAACAGACTCCAGGTTGACTCACTGGGTTTCTCCTTTCTTTgtatcccctcccccccccccgcccccgcaagtattttcttattttaacgAAGTCATCGAACACAGAAGAATTAGTTACCTGTGACAGTCTTTCAACCAAAATCACAGgttccccctttcccctcttcttcttttctttttttcccccaacaaatCTGGAATGTTCTCTTTTACAGATCCACCTctgtcctctttttctcttcttttgcctCCTCTACTTGCTCTGCTCCCGAGTGACTAAGCAAAAGGAAGACTCCCTTACTCCAAGGCTTTGTCATGAAGCTTTGTGAACTCGGACATGTCTAGAGAGCATTTCACCTTGAATGTAGAATGTTACTATTAACTGAGTAGCAGGTGCATTCTGGGAGAATACTGGAGCCTTTGATGACAGGGTTGAACTGCGAAGGCACAGACTATTCt includes these proteins:
- the KCNJ2 gene encoding inward rectifier potassium channel 2 isoform X1; amino-acid sequence: MGSVRTNRYSIVSSEEDGMKLATLAVANGFGNGKSKVHTRQQCRSRFVKKDGHCNVQFINVGEKGQRYLADIFTTCVDIRWRWMLVIFCLAFVLSWLFFGCVFWLIALLHGDLDASKESKACVSEVNSFTAAFLFSIETQTTIGYGFRCVTDECPIAVFMVVFQSIVGCIIDAFIIGAVMAKMAKPKKRNETLVFSHNAVIAMRDGKLCLMWRVGNLRKSHLVEAHVRAQLLKSRITSEGEYIPLDQIDINVGFDSGIDRIFLVSPITIVHEIDEDSPLYDLSKQDIDNADFEIVVILEGMVEATAMTTQCRSSYLANEILWGHRYEPVLFEEKHYYKVDYSRFHKTYEVPNTPLCSARDLAEKKYILSNANSFCYENEVALTSKEEDDSENGVPESTSTDTPPDIDLHNQASVPLEPRPLRRESEI